The sequence below is a genomic window from Microcoleus sp. bin38.metabat.b11b12b14.051.
TCGATCGCCAGGTACAGCCTATGTTATCTCAGGTTCACTCTCAGCCTCGCACGAGCGATCGCACCGTCGCACCTACTAAAATCCTAGAGTTTCGGAGTCAATATCAATCTTGCCGGATTCGGGTGCCGGATCTGGAACTACCTGTGGCTGCTATTTTAGTCGATCGCGAGTATTACAGTTTTTTCAAGGCTGTCCAAGAACCCTCTAAGGTTTTAGCCATCGTGGCAAAGCTGGGGAATCGGGGCGACTCAACAGCGATTACCAAAACAGCTAGCGGTTATGCAATCTGGGTTCTAGAACCCGAAGCCGACGCCCTGAAGCCATCTTAACTTTTTTGAGTGAAGACCGAAAATTGTTTTAGCTCTCAAAATCTCACGCTTGCTAGCATATAGAACTCGACAAAATGAAAAATCAATATGGTTAAAATTATTAGACTAGATCCAATTGCTGAAGAAATGGCAGTGGAAACCCGATCGAATATCCTGGCTGCTTTACTTTCCAAAGACTTAGACGTTCTTAAAGAATGCGGCGGGCGGGGAATGTGTGCTACCTGCCACGTTTACATTAAAGAGGGTATGCAAGGCTTGTCGGACATGAACCGCCGGGAGAGGAGGACGCTCGAAGTCATTACTACAGCTAAAGCCAATTCGCGACTTGCTTGTCAGGCTCAAATCATGGGCGAGGGTGTGGTTGTACAGATACCTGCGGGGATGTACATTAATGCTATTGAAAATGTAGAAGCTCTGATT
It includes:
- a CDS encoding 2Fe-2S iron-sulfur cluster-binding protein → MVKIIRLDPIAEEMAVETRSNILAALLSKDLDVLKECGGRGMCATCHVYIKEGMQGLSDMNRRERRTLEVITTAKANSRLACQAQIMGEGVVVQIPAGMYINAIENVEALIGRRAQQDLLHPITGQVVVESGKLITRSIVTQLNETRFQVGQYLVRTKEA